DNA sequence from the Halococcus salifodinae DSM 8989 genome:
GGTGCGACGGTCACGCTCGCCGGCGGCGGTCACGGCGCACGCTTCATCGAGTACAACGGGTACGAACAGTTCGAACCCGCCCCCGTCGACTTCATCGGCGATTATCAGGGTGGCTCGCTCGGCCACGTCCTCACGAACAGCCTGCCGAGCAGCGCGCGGCGGGTGTACGACTACGTGGGCTGGCTCCGGCGCGAGCAGCCCGACGCGCTCGTCACCGACGACATGTTCGCCGCGATGGCGGCCGAGTTCGCCGACACGCGGCTGTTCGTCTGCACCCACAACGCCTCGGCGTACTACGACGCGGTCATCGAGCAGGGGTTCACGTGGCTGCTCAACCGCCACCAGCTGTTCGCCGCCGAGGCGTTTCTCTATCCGTCGATCTGGCCCGCTGATCCCGGCGACCCGCCGGGCGTGACGCGTGTTCCACCGATCGCGCTCGACGCTCCGGCCGACGAGCAGGAACGAAAGCCGGTCGAGACCGACGTCCTCGTGGTGCCGAGCGCGTACTCGACCGGATACGACGATCTCGCGGCTCGGCTCCGAGACGCAGGCCACGAGGTGACGTTCGTCGGCGGACCGGACTGGGAGTGTGTTCCGGCACTCCTCCCCCATATACGGGCGGCCGACAAGGTGGTGTGTTCGGGCTACTCGACCGTGATGGAGGCCGCGGTCGCCGGCACGCCCTGTATCGTCTACCCGTTCACCGACGAACAACACGGCGTCTCGCGAGTCATCGAGCGCACAGGAATCGAAGGATTTCAGGTCGAACACTCACCCGCCCACGTCGTCCGGGCGGTCAGTCAGCCGCTCGAATCGCCGGCCTACGAGAACGGCGCGGACCATGCGGCGGCGCACGTCCTCGGCGACCGATCGTAACCGACTTTCGCAGACGGACCGAGGGGTCGCCAATGGCGAAGGTCACGGCCGGCGCGCGGCTCCACTTCGGGTTCCAGAGCCTCTCGCTCGCCCGCGAGCGCCTCTACGGTGGCGTCGGGGTCGCGCTCGCCGAGCCACGGATCGTCCTCACGGCTCGGCCCGCCCCGACCGTTCGCGCGGACGATCCCCGCACCGCCGAATACGCCGAACGTGCGGTCGAACTCCTCGATGTCCCGGGCGTCGAGATCGAGTGCCGCAAGCGGTTCCCGCGTCACGTGGGTCTCGGCAGCGGCACCCAGCTCGCGCTCGCAGTGCTCGCGGCGGTCGCGCAGGCGCACGACCGCAAACCCCGAGTTCGAGAGCGCGCGCCGGCGCTCGGCCGGGGCGGCCGCAGCGGGGTCGGCTGTGCGGCGTTCGAGCAGGGCGGGTTCGTCGTCGACGCGGGACACCACACCGAGCGGTTCACCGCCGATCCACCGACGGACGGCGAGTGGACGGTCCCGACGCCGGTCGCCCGCCACACGCTCCCGGACTCGTGGCGGTTCGTGGTCGCGATCCCCGATCTCGATCGGGGTCGGAGCGGCGACCGCGAGGAGCGAAGCCTCGAACGCGTCGCGGCCCAGGCCGATCCCACGATCACCGACGAGATCGCGAAGCTGGTCGCGCGGCGGTTGCTGCCGGCGGCCGCCGAGGGGTCGCTCCAGCGGTTCGGCAGCGCGATCGCCGAACTCGGTCGGCTGAACGGCGCGTGGTACGCCGACGAGCAGGGCGGCGTCTACCGCCCGCCGCTCGGCGACCTCATCGACGACCTCGGCGCATCGTCGGCGATCACGGGCGCGGGGCAGTCGTCGTGGGGTCCCGCAGTCTACGGGCTGGTCGACGACGAACGCGCGGACGACGCGCGCGATGCAGCCCACGACGCACTGTCGTCGGTCGGCGTCGATGGCGAGGTCCTCGTGTGCCGCCCACGAAACGAGGGCACACGGATCGAGCCGAGCGACGAGTGAACTCGGACGGTCGCTCCGGAGGCCACCGCCGATGCGGTAGCGATGGTCGCGGGAACGCACGACGGCCCACGTCTCGCTTTCCGGGAAAATCGGCGCTATCGGTTCGACGAGTCGTCGTCGCGGCGAACGACGCCGCGTACTTTCCGTTTGATACGTCGCTGGGTCTTGCGTGGTAGTCGTCGCCACGCTCGTAGTGCTTTCCTGAACTTGCCCATCGTCGATCACCTCGCGTGTCGTTCGCGGATCGCAACAGCGGTCACTGTTCGACGCACACGTTCTTAACGATCGGGCCTGAAGCGGCCGGGGTGAACCTCTCGACGTTCTGCGAACGGCTCGACGAACGGCTCCGCACCGACGCCTACGCCGACCTCGACGCGAGCGCGAACGGACTCCAGGTCGGTCCTGGCGGCCCAGCAGAAGCCGATCCCGACATCGATCACGCCGCGTTCGCGGTGGATGCGGCGGTCGAGACGGCCGAACGGGCTGCCGACGCACAATCTGACGTGCTCTGTGTCCACCACGGGCTGTTCTGGGGCGAGTTCGAGCGCGCCACCGGCCCGACCTACGACCGACTCGCGCCGTTTTTCGAGAACGACCTCGCGCTCTACGTCTCGCACCTCCCGCTCGACGGCCATCCCGAGATCGGCAACGCTGCCGGCCTCGCCGAAACGCTCGGCCTCGAAGATCGAGAGGCGTTCGGCACGCTCGGGGGCGAACACATCGGTCTTCGTGGACGTTCGCCCGACGAGTTCGCGCCCGACGAACTCCGCGACCGACTCGCGACTGAATGCGACCCGGAGCAAGGAGTCAAGCACCTCGACTTCGGCCCCGAACGGATCGAAAACGTCGCGATCGCCACCGGGAGCGCGGCGGACTGGCTCGACGAGGCTGTCGCGGCCGGTGCGGACGCGTTCGTGACCGGCGAGGGCAAACAGGCGGTCTATCACGAGGCGCGAGAGGCCGGCATCCACGTCTATCTCGCGGGCCACTACGCGACCGAGACGTTCGGCGTGCGGTCGTTGCTGTCGCTGGCCGAGGAGTGGGGCGTCGAGACAACGTTCGTCGACTGTCCAACGGGGCTGTAGCCGACCCGAAATCAGCCGATCCGAGAGAGTTCGGGAGGATCTGGGACGACTGTCGACGAGGCCATCGGGGCGTGCGGCGAATCCATCGAAGGTCAGCGAACGGATCGCCGACCGTCGTTCGAGTCGGAATCAGCTCTTGTAGTCCTTCTGTGGGACGTCGACGACGTCACCGCCGGATTCCTGCCACGCGGTGAACCCACCGTCGAGATGGGCGACGTCGGTGTAGCCCATTTCAGCGAGGCGTTTCGCTGCGAGCGCCGACCGGCCGGCCTCGTTGCAGTAGAGGACGTATCGCCGATCGGGATCGAAAAAGTCCTTGTAGTAGTCGGTCTCGGGATCGGCCCAGAACTCGATCATACCTCTCGGAGCGTGCTCGGCGTCGGGGATCGATCTCTCGATCCAGACCTCACGGATATCGCGGATGTCGAGGGCGATCGTTTCGCCTTCGGCGAGTTCGGCTTCGAGTGTCTCGACCGAGATCGATTCGACGTCGCGTTCGGCCTCCTCGACGAGTCCCCACGCGGATCGTTCGAGCGTGCTCATACCGCCACGTTCGTGGTTTCGGTGATAGCTCTTTGGCCGGTGGACGAAACGCGGTCGCCGGACGGTGGAGCGAACGCTTTTGACCGTGACGGCGGTGGTGTGGGCATGGAAAAAGTCGCGATCGACGAGGTCGACGTCGTCAACAATCCACTCGGCGTGCATTCGGTGCGCAAACCGGTCTCGGGGGCGCTCGGGACCGAGGAGTTCGCGATGAACTACTTCGAGCTCGAACCCGGCGAGTCCTTCTCGGGCGGGCTCCACACCCACCACGATCAGGAGGAGGTTTTCTACGTTCAGGAGGGCGAGAC
Encoded proteins:
- a CDS encoding Nif3-like dinuclear metal center hexameric protein encodes the protein MNLSTFCERLDERLRTDAYADLDASANGLQVGPGGPAEADPDIDHAAFAVDAAVETAERAADAQSDVLCVHHGLFWGEFERATGPTYDRLAPFFENDLALYVSHLPLDGHPEIGNAAGLAETLGLEDREAFGTLGGEHIGLRGRSPDEFAPDELRDRLATECDPEQGVKHLDFGPERIENVAIATGSAADWLDEAVAAGADAFVTGEGKQAVYHEAREAGIHVYLAGHYATETFGVRSLLSLAEEWGVETTFVDCPTGL
- a CDS encoding beta-ribofuranosylaminobenzene 5'-phosphate synthase family protein gives rise to the protein MAKVTAGARLHFGFQSLSLARERLYGGVGVALAEPRIVLTARPAPTVRADDPRTAEYAERAVELLDVPGVEIECRKRFPRHVGLGSGTQLALAVLAAVAQAHDRKPRVRERAPALGRGGRSGVGCAAFEQGGFVVDAGHHTERFTADPPTDGEWTVPTPVARHTLPDSWRFVVAIPDLDRGRSGDREERSLERVAAQADPTITDEIAKLVARRLLPAAAEGSLQRFGSAIAELGRLNGAWYADEQGGVYRPPLGDLIDDLGASSAITGAGQSSWGPAVYGLVDDERADDARDAAHDALSSVGVDGEVLVCRPRNEGTRIEPSDE
- a CDS encoding rhodanese-like domain-containing protein, with amino-acid sequence MSTLERSAWGLVEEAERDVESISVETLEAELAEGETIALDIRDIREVWIERSIPDAEHAPRGMIEFWADPETDYYKDFFDPDRRYVLYCNEAGRSALAAKRLAEMGYTDVAHLDGGFTAWQESGGDVVDVPQKDYKS
- a CDS encoding glycosyltransferase, with translation MQPTVAVAHYPEGAGHATRMLAVARALEARGATVTLAGGGHGARFIEYNGYEQFEPAPVDFIGDYQGGSLGHVLTNSLPSSARRVYDYVGWLRREQPDALVTDDMFAAMAAEFADTRLFVCTHNASAYYDAVIEQGFTWLLNRHQLFAAEAFLYPSIWPADPGDPPGVTRVPPIALDAPADEQERKPVETDVLVVPSAYSTGYDDLAARLRDAGHEVTFVGGPDWECVPALLPHIRAADKVVCSGYSTVMEAAVAGTPCIVYPFTDEQHGVSRVIERTGIEGFQVEHSPAHVVRAVSQPLESPAYENGADHAAAHVLGDRS